A window of the Bradyrhizobium ottawaense genome harbors these coding sequences:
- a CDS encoding tautomerase family protein, producing MPEITVSMAAGRTDEQKAGMMRDITQALVKNLGVDADAVVIQINEAPLAHKMKGGKTFVERAAAAKK from the coding sequence ATGCCTGAGATTACCGTGAGCATGGCCGCCGGCCGCACCGACGAACAGAAGGCCGGCATGATGCGCGACATCACCCAGGCGCTGGTGAAGAACCTCGGCGTCGATGCCGATGCGGTCGTGATCCAGATCAACGAAGCGCCGCTGGCCCACAAGATGAAGGGCGGCAAGACGTTCGTTGAGCGCGCGGCAGCCGCGAAGAAGTAG
- a CDS encoding branched-chain amino acid aminotransferase, with protein sequence MSVKFDIQPTATPTSEKDRAAKLVDPGFGRVFTDHMSIVRYNQAKGWHGARVESRANFPLDPAAAVLHYAQEIFEGLKAYKRDDGGVNLFRPDANAKRFHNSADRMAMAPIPEAVFIEAVDQLVRIDRAWIPGGEGSLYLRPFMVASEIFLGVKPSAEYIFAVIASPVGSYFKGGPAPVSIWVSENYTRAAIGGTGAVKCGGNYAASLRAQAEAIDHGCDQVVFLDAVERRYIEELGGMNVFFVFDDGSLSTPPLGTILPGITRDSIIALAKDSGMRVREEPYTIEQWRSDAASGKLKEAFACGTAAVISPIGKVCSASGDFLISGGAAGAVAMGMRKKLVDIQYGRAPDPHNWIKKVF encoded by the coding sequence ATGAGCGTGAAATTCGACATCCAGCCGACGGCGACCCCGACGTCCGAGAAGGACCGCGCGGCCAAGCTGGTGGACCCGGGCTTCGGTCGGGTCTTCACCGACCACATGTCGATCGTCCGCTACAACCAGGCCAAGGGCTGGCATGGCGCGCGGGTCGAATCCCGCGCCAATTTCCCGCTCGATCCGGCCGCAGCCGTGCTGCACTACGCGCAGGAAATTTTCGAGGGCCTCAAGGCCTACAAGCGCGACGACGGCGGCGTGAACCTGTTCCGCCCCGACGCCAATGCCAAACGCTTCCACAATTCGGCTGATCGCATGGCGATGGCGCCGATCCCCGAAGCCGTGTTCATCGAAGCGGTCGACCAGCTCGTGCGGATCGACCGCGCCTGGATCCCGGGCGGCGAGGGCAGTCTCTATCTGCGGCCGTTCATGGTCGCGAGCGAGATCTTCCTCGGCGTGAAGCCGTCGGCGGAATACATCTTCGCCGTCATCGCCTCGCCGGTCGGCTCCTATTTCAAGGGCGGACCTGCGCCGGTGTCGATCTGGGTGTCGGAAAACTACACCCGCGCGGCGATCGGCGGCACCGGCGCCGTCAAATGCGGTGGTAACTATGCCGCGAGCCTGCGCGCGCAGGCCGAAGCCATCGACCACGGCTGCGATCAGGTCGTGTTCCTGGATGCGGTCGAGCGCCGCTACATCGAGGAACTCGGCGGCATGAACGTGTTCTTCGTGTTCGACGACGGCTCGCTCTCGACGCCGCCGCTCGGCACCATTCTGCCCGGCATCACCCGCGACTCCATCATCGCGCTCGCCAAGGATTCCGGCATGCGCGTGCGCGAGGAGCCCTACACGATCGAGCAGTGGCGCAGCGATGCCGCCAGCGGCAAGCTGAAAGAGGCCTTCGCCTGCGGCACCGCCGCCGTGATCTCGCCGATCGGCAAGGTGTGTTCGGCAAGCGGCGATTTCCTCATCAGCGGCGGCGCGGCAGGCGCGGTCGCGATGGGCATGCGCAAGAAGCTGGTCGATATCCAGTACGGCCGCGCGCCCGACCCGCACAACTGGATCAAGAAGGTTTTTTGA
- a CDS encoding MarR family winged helix-turn-helix transcriptional regulator has translation MTDINFTRPSGEPDSKGAEGVTPSPRTGELRWDIIELLFFAYRDFVGDADHELEAFGFGRAHHRVMHFVHRYPGLKVADLLDVLRITKQSLGRVLKQLLDEGYIVQKTGNNDRRQRLLYATPKGEALVAKLAGLQTDRITRALGGIDPAGTAAINQFLRAMIDRDDPDKVLEAIFGTGGKKP, from the coding sequence ATGACTGACATAAATTTCACAAGGCCGTCCGGCGAGCCCGATTCGAAGGGTGCCGAGGGCGTGACCCCTTCCCCACGAACGGGCGAATTGCGCTGGGACATCATCGAATTGCTGTTCTTCGCCTATCGCGACTTCGTCGGCGACGCCGACCACGAGCTTGAGGCTTTCGGCTTCGGCCGCGCCCATCACCGGGTGATGCATTTCGTCCATCGCTACCCCGGCCTCAAGGTCGCCGACCTGCTGGATGTCCTGCGCATCACCAAGCAGTCGCTCGGCCGCGTACTCAAGCAATTGCTGGACGAGGGCTACATCGTCCAGAAGACCGGCAATAACGACCGCCGGCAGCGCCTGCTTTACGCCACACCGAAGGGCGAAGCATTGGTCGCAAAACTGGCCGGGCTGCAGACCGACCGCATCACCCGCGCGCTCGGCGGGATCGACCCCGCCGGCACGGCCGCCATCAACCAGTTCCTGCGTGCGATGATCGATCGCGACGACCCCGACAAGGTGCTGGAGGCGATCTTCGGAACCGGCGGCAAGAAACCCTAA
- a CDS encoding response regulator yields the protein MAQAATIASATTRAPLKPADDAPHLLLVDDDRRIRDLLSRFLSGEGYRVTTAASAGDARAKLLGLHFDLLILDVMMPGETGFDLARFIRTSSSVPIIMLTARHEAEARIEGLQIGADDYVAKPFEPRELVLRIGNILKRTAPPPVETLEQIAFGPYIYHLERGELRQGEEIIHLTDREREMLRILAVSPGETVPRAALTGGGTVNERAVDVQINRLRRKIEKDPANPLFLQAVRGIGYRLVASP from the coding sequence GTGGCGCAAGCAGCAACCATCGCCTCAGCCACCACGCGCGCGCCGCTGAAGCCGGCCGACGACGCCCCGCATCTGCTGCTGGTCGACGACGACCGCCGCATCCGCGATCTGTTGTCGCGCTTTCTTTCCGGCGAGGGCTATCGCGTCACCACGGCGGCGAGCGCCGGCGATGCGCGCGCCAAGCTGCTCGGGCTTCACTTTGACCTGTTGATCCTCGACGTCATGATGCCCGGCGAAACCGGATTTGATCTCGCGCGATTCATCCGCACCTCCTCCTCGGTGCCTATCATCATGCTGACGGCGCGCCATGAGGCGGAGGCCCGGATCGAGGGCCTGCAGATCGGCGCCGACGATTATGTCGCCAAGCCGTTCGAGCCGCGCGAACTGGTGTTGCGGATCGGCAATATTCTCAAGCGCACCGCGCCGCCGCCGGTGGAGACGCTGGAGCAGATCGCCTTCGGGCCCTACATCTATCATCTGGAGCGCGGCGAATTGCGCCAGGGCGAGGAGATCATTCACCTGACCGACCGCGAGCGCGAAATGCTGCGCATTCTCGCCGTAAGCCCCGGCGAAACTGTGCCGCGCGCGGCGCTGACCGGCGGCGGCACCGTCAATGAGCGCGCGGTCGACGTGCAGATCAACCGTCTGCGGCGCAAGATCGAGAAGGATCCCGCCAATCCGCTGTTCCTGCAGGCGGTGCGCGGCATCGGCTATCGCCTGGTGGCGTCGCCGTGA
- a CDS encoding ATP-binding protein, translating to MSTLDTGLTLIRNASQRVSAANGWMGNAFKSWMPTGLYARALLIMIVPMVILQTVVAFVFMERHWNTVTRRLSAAVVQDIASLIDVYKFYPQDKDRAQLRRIGQRLQLVVDFLPVGDMPPPGPKPFFSLLDQTLSVQLGRQIGRPFWIDTVGRSNLVEIRIQLDDAVMRVFAQRSAAYASNSEIFIFWMLGTSSILLIVAVLFLRNQIRPILRLADAAESFGKGREAPNFRPRGAREVRRAAQAFLEMKARIERSIEQRTAMLAGVSHDLRTILTRFKLELALIGDSPEVDGMRKDVDEMSAMLEAYLSFARGDSGEVAQPTDMTMALEELRSDAERNGHATTVSFHGLPVVIVKPASFKRCLANLVSNAARHAKTISITGHRDHRYLTVTIDDDGPGIPVNMREEVFKPFLRLDDARNQDEGGTGLGLAIARDIARSHGGDITLGDSPMGGLRAAVRVPV from the coding sequence ATGAGCACCCTCGACACCGGCCTGACCCTGATCCGCAATGCGTCGCAGCGCGTGTCCGCGGCCAATGGCTGGATGGGCAACGCGTTCAAGAGCTGGATGCCGACCGGCCTCTACGCCCGCGCGCTGCTGATCATGATCGTGCCGATGGTGATCCTGCAGACCGTGGTCGCGTTCGTGTTCATGGAGCGGCACTGGAATACGGTGACGCGGCGGTTGTCGGCCGCCGTGGTGCAGGACATCGCCAGCCTGATCGACGTCTACAAGTTCTATCCGCAGGACAAGGACCGCGCGCAGTTGCGCCGTATCGGGCAGCGGCTGCAATTGGTGGTCGATTTTCTTCCCGTCGGCGACATGCCGCCGCCCGGTCCGAAACCGTTCTTCTCGCTGCTCGACCAGACGCTCTCGGTGCAGCTCGGACGGCAGATCGGCAGGCCGTTCTGGATCGATACCGTCGGCCGTTCCAACCTGGTCGAGATCCGGATCCAGCTCGATGACGCCGTGATGCGCGTGTTTGCCCAGCGCAGCGCCGCCTACGCCTCCAATTCGGAAATTTTCATCTTCTGGATGCTGGGGACGTCCTCGATCCTGTTGATCGTCGCGGTGCTGTTCCTGCGCAACCAGATCAGGCCGATCCTGCGGCTAGCGGACGCCGCCGAAAGTTTCGGCAAGGGCCGCGAAGCGCCGAACTTCCGTCCCCGCGGCGCGCGGGAAGTGCGGCGCGCCGCCCAGGCGTTCCTGGAAATGAAGGCGCGCATCGAACGCTCGATCGAACAGCGCACCGCGATGCTGGCCGGCGTGTCGCACGATCTGCGCACCATCCTGACCCGCTTCAAGCTCGAACTGGCGCTGATCGGCGACAGCCCCGAAGTCGACGGCATGCGCAAGGACGTCGACGAGATGTCGGCGATGCTGGAGGCCTACCTCTCCTTCGCGCGCGGCGACTCCGGCGAGGTCGCACAGCCCACCGACATGACGATGGCGCTGGAGGAATTGCGTAGCGATGCCGAGCGCAACGGCCATGCCACGACCGTCTCGTTTCACGGCCTGCCTGTCGTGATCGTGAAGCCGGCCTCATTCAAGCGCTGCCTCGCCAACCTCGTCTCCAACGCGGCGCGGCACGCCAAGACCATTTCGATCACCGGCCACCGCGATCACCGCTATCTGACCGTCACCATCGACGATGACGGGCCTGGCATTCCCGTGAACATGCGCGAGGAAGTGTTCAAGCCGTTCCTGCGGCTCGACGACGCCCGCAACCAGGATGAAGGCGGCACCGGCCTCGGCCTCGCGATCGCCCGCGACATCGCCCGTTCGCATGGCGGCGACATCACGCTCGGCGACAGCCCGATGGGCGGATTGCGGGCGGCAGTAAGGGTGCCGGTGTAG
- a CDS encoding DUF3617 domain-containing protein: protein MMRYPLAFGFALGLLALLPANTASAVELPVRKAGLWEMKVLHTGSSVPDMTMQHCTDETTDKEMSTSFSPMAKEMCSKQDVQKTATGYVSDSVCGIAGMSITSHSEIIGDFNSAYTVKSTSHSERGPTGVPRDSTTTIEAKWLGACKADQKAGDIMMPGGMKMNIKDMEKLKALIPKQLPK from the coding sequence ATGATGCGATATCCTCTCGCATTTGGTTTTGCACTTGGCCTGCTGGCGCTGTTGCCTGCCAATACGGCAAGCGCGGTCGAGTTGCCGGTGCGCAAGGCCGGGCTGTGGGAAATGAAGGTGCTGCACACCGGTTCGTCGGTGCCCGACATGACGATGCAGCATTGCACCGACGAGACCACCGACAAGGAAATGAGCACCTCGTTCTCGCCGATGGCCAAGGAGATGTGCTCCAAGCAGGATGTCCAGAAGACCGCGACCGGTTACGTCAGCGATTCCGTCTGCGGCATCGCCGGCATGTCGATCACGTCGCATTCCGAGATCATCGGTGACTTCAATTCCGCCTATACGGTGAAGTCGACCTCGCATTCGGAGCGCGGCCCCACCGGCGTGCCGCGCGATTCGACCACGACGATCGAGGCGAAGTGGCTGGGGGCCTGCAAGGCCGACCAGAAGGCTGGCGACATCATGATGCCCGGCGGCATGAAGATGAACATCAAGGACATGGAAAAGCTGAAGGCTTTGATCCCGAAGCAACTGCCGAAGTAG
- a CDS encoding ribonuclease T2 family protein encodes MFRTIRISRIISRLLISLVLMVVAAGMAFAQDRRQNTPGEFDFYVLSLSWSPSFCEQASERGNGGRSGAQCGGRPFSFVVHGLWPQYERGFPEYCQRSAEWLDRNIMTSMLDLMPAPGLIFNEWKKHGTCSGLGARAYFETIRKARAAVKIPEEFLQLSEPKSIAPDELEAAFIKVNPGMSSSAVSVTCDSRRLSEVRICLSKDLQFRSCEEIDRRACRRDQVLMPPIRGG; translated from the coding sequence ATGTTTCGAACAATCAGGATTTCCCGCATTATTTCCCGACTTCTCATTTCCCTGGTTCTCATGGTGGTCGCTGCCGGGATGGCGTTCGCCCAAGACCGCCGGCAAAACACCCCGGGCGAATTCGATTTCTACGTGCTGTCGCTGTCCTGGTCGCCCTCGTTCTGCGAGCAGGCCTCCGAACGCGGCAATGGTGGCCGGTCCGGGGCCCAGTGCGGCGGCCGGCCGTTCTCCTTCGTGGTGCACGGCCTGTGGCCGCAATATGAGCGCGGCTTTCCCGAATATTGTCAGCGGTCGGCGGAATGGCTCGATCGCAACATCATGACCTCGATGCTGGACCTGATGCCGGCGCCCGGCCTGATCTTCAATGAATGGAAGAAGCACGGCACCTGTTCCGGCCTCGGCGCGCGGGCCTATTTCGAGACCATCCGGAAAGCCCGCGCGGCGGTGAAAATCCCCGAGGAATTCCTGCAATTGTCGGAGCCGAAATCGATCGCCCCCGACGAACTCGAGGCGGCGTTCATCAAGGTCAACCCCGGCATGAGCAGTTCGGCGGTTTCGGTGACCTGCGACTCCAGACGCCTCAGCGAAGTGCGGATCTGCCTCAGCAAGGACCTGCAGTTCCGCTCCTGCGAGGAGATCGACCGCCGCGCCTGCCGGCGCGACCAGGTGCTGATGCCGCCGATACGGGGCGGCTGA
- a CDS encoding 23S rRNA (adenine(2030)-N(6))-methyltransferase RlmJ: protein MNYRHAFHAGGFADVIKHIVLVRMLTYLQEKPAAFRVIDTHAGAGRYDLAGDEARRSGEWLTGIARVMQARFSEAAQPLIGPYLDIIRAFNPPGELKAYPGSPLIARALLRPQDRLTACEIEPNAHRHLIDAMRRDTQARIVDLDGWTALPAFVPPNERRGLVLIDPSFEQKDEFETLADGFTEAYAKWPTGSYLIWYPVKSRRITDGLARHVAAVTAESRPPGKCLRLEFSVAPQQAGGPLTSTGLLIVNPPWTLAGELKTVLPELEKPLGQGGAARFRLETPKP from the coding sequence ATGAACTACCGACACGCCTTTCACGCCGGCGGCTTTGCCGACGTCATCAAGCACATCGTGCTGGTGCGAATGCTGACCTATCTGCAGGAAAAGCCGGCCGCGTTTCGCGTCATCGACACCCATGCCGGCGCCGGACGCTACGACCTTGCCGGCGACGAGGCGCGGCGCAGCGGCGAATGGCTGACCGGAATCGCGCGGGTGATGCAGGCGCGGTTCTCGGAGGCAGCCCAGCCGCTGATCGGGCCCTATCTCGACATCATCCGGGCGTTCAACCCGCCGGGCGAACTGAAGGCCTATCCGGGATCGCCGTTGATCGCCCGCGCGCTGCTGCGGCCGCAGGATCGCCTGACGGCGTGCGAAATCGAACCGAATGCCCACCGGCACTTGATCGACGCGATGCGCCGCGACACCCAGGCACGGATCGTCGACCTCGACGGCTGGACCGCACTGCCGGCCTTCGTGCCGCCGAACGAGCGGCGCGGCCTGGTGCTGATCGATCCGTCCTTCGAACAGAAGGACGAGTTCGAAACCCTGGCCGACGGCTTCACCGAGGCCTATGCGAAATGGCCGACCGGCAGCTATCTGATCTGGTACCCGGTGAAGAGCCGGCGCATCACCGACGGCCTCGCGCGCCATGTCGCTGCCGTGACGGCCGAAAGCAGACCGCCGGGAAAATGCCTGCGGCTCGAATTCAGCGTCGCGCCGCAGCAGGCCGGCGGTCCCCTCACCTCGACCGGTCTTCTGATCGTCAATCCGCCGTGGACGCTGGCGGGTGAACTGAAGACCGTTCTACCCGAGCTGGAAAAACCGCTCGGCCAGGGCGGCGCCGCCCGTTTCAGGCTCGAAACGCCAAAGCCCTGA
- a CDS encoding cold-shock protein, with product MAMTGTVKFFNGERGYGFIKPDDGGRDVFVHITAVERAGLKDLTEGQRITFEVEPDKKGKGPKAVNLVISA from the coding sequence ATGGCCATGACTGGTACGGTCAAGTTCTTCAATGGAGAGCGCGGCTACGGCTTCATCAAGCCCGATGACGGTGGCCGCGATGTGTTTGTTCATATTACCGCCGTCGAGCGGGCCGGATTGAAAGATCTGACAGAGGGACAGCGCATTACGTTCGAGGTCGAACCGGACAAGAAGGGCAAGGGCCCCAAGGCGGTCAACCTGGTGATTTCAGCGTGA
- a CDS encoding class I SAM-dependent methyltransferase, whose translation MIKRRSWPIPSRYGFSATTSKYRSTTRRPTRPGRECDGSFASRSRIAEDALNMAVDAGTTQLVVLGAGLDTLAYRTPLAGRLGIFEVDHPATQARKREMLAAAAIAEPETLSFVPVDFEREKLSERLDAAGFKSDERSFFSWLGVVPYLTEDAIFSTLGFIAQLPGGAEVVFDYVNPATSIPAAGRAAHQALAGRVAAVGERFQSYLDAASLCAKMSAAGFRHVDDIGPAELAARFFPETERAAPTRGGHIMHASTF comes from the coding sequence TTGATCAAGCGTCGATCCTGGCCGATCCCCTCGCGGTACGGATTCTCGGCGACGACATCGAAGTATCGCTCGACCACGCGCAGACCCACACGTCCGGGCCGCGAATGCGATGGTTCATTCGCGTCGCGATCGCGCATCGCCGAAGACGCTCTCAACATGGCGGTCGATGCGGGCACGACACAGCTCGTGGTGCTTGGCGCCGGGCTCGATACGCTGGCCTACCGGACGCCGCTTGCAGGCCGCTTGGGGATCTTCGAGGTCGATCATCCGGCGACGCAGGCGCGCAAGCGCGAAATGCTGGCGGCTGCGGCCATCGCCGAGCCGGAAACGCTGAGCTTCGTTCCGGTGGATTTCGAGCGCGAGAAACTGTCCGAACGGCTGGATGCCGCGGGCTTCAAATCCGACGAGCGCAGTTTTTTCAGTTGGCTTGGCGTCGTACCTTATTTGACCGAGGACGCGATCTTTTCGACGCTGGGCTTTATCGCGCAGTTGCCGGGCGGAGCCGAGGTGGTGTTCGACTATGTCAATCCTGCGACTTCGATTCCGGCCGCCGGCCGTGCCGCGCACCAGGCGCTGGCTGGACGGGTGGCGGCCGTCGGCGAGCGGTTTCAGAGTTATCTCGACGCCGCTTCGCTATGCGCAAAAATGAGCGCGGCCGGTTTTCGTCATGTTGATGATATCGGCCCGGCCGAACTTGCGGCGCGCTTCTTTCCGGAAACCGAACGGGCGGCACCGACGCGGGGCGGCCACATCATGCACGCCTCCACGTTCTGA
- a CDS encoding outer membrane protein, whose protein sequence is MSKSVLRALVLIAAAWTMSAQAADLNYGSRAPYTVNQPLNAYSWAGPYLGGNLGYGWGSVDNNPTKPSGFAGGVQAGYNWQQNGPWVFGVEGDIQASGAEQTFAPWKFSNPWFGTLRGRAGYALNNVLFYGTGGLAFGELRATTFGLSESNTNLGWTLGVGAEMGFAPNWSAKIEYLYVDLNNSNFVITGASNGYRFGLVRAGVNYHF, encoded by the coding sequence ATGAGCAAGTCTGTTTTGCGGGCACTGGTGTTGATCGCAGCCGCCTGGACCATGTCGGCGCAGGCGGCCGATCTCAACTACGGATCGCGCGCGCCCTATACCGTCAATCAGCCGCTCAATGCCTATAGCTGGGCCGGTCCCTATCTCGGCGGCAATCTCGGCTATGGCTGGGGCTCGGTCGACAACAATCCGACCAAGCCGTCGGGTTTCGCGGGCGGCGTTCAGGCCGGCTACAACTGGCAGCAGAACGGTCCCTGGGTGTTCGGCGTCGAAGGCGACATTCAGGCGAGTGGCGCCGAACAGACCTTTGCGCCGTGGAAATTCTCCAACCCCTGGTTCGGTACGCTGCGCGGCCGGGCCGGCTATGCCCTCAACAACGTGCTGTTCTACGGCACCGGGGGTCTGGCTTTCGGCGAACTGCGCGCCACCACCTTTGGCCTGTCGGAATCCAATACCAATCTGGGCTGGACGCTCGGCGTCGGCGCCGAAATGGGCTTTGCGCCGAACTGGAGCGCCAAGATCGAATATCTCTATGTCGATCTGAACAACAGCAACTTCGTCATTACAGGCGCGTCAAATGGCTACCGGTTCGGATTGGTACGAGCCGGCGTGAACTATCACTTCTGA
- the uvrC gene encoding excinuclease ABC subunit UvrC: protein MDHDSADHPKAPRKPRRGSQPDLPPEGLSSADVDPATPVAEDDDESRLPEAVEETAEAVAEGTLAVGHAAIENAVRLAPTSPGVYRMLNAGNDVLYVGKAKNVRKRLSSYARVNAPLPARILRMIAATVTVEIISTTTETEALLLEANLIKQLRPRFNVQLRDDKSFPYILITGDHWAPQILKHRGAQSRPGRYFGPFANAGAVNRTITALQRAFLIRSCTDGFFESRTRPCLLYQIRRCSGPCTGEIDFPGYAELVREAGDFLSGRSHDVKKQLAGEMEKASGELEFETAALYRDRLAALSAIQSQQGINPRTVEEADVFAIHQEGGYSCVEVFFFRTGQNWGNRAYFPRAEKSFTPEEVLASFLAQFYDDKPPPKLILLSHEIEESDLLADALAVKAGKKVEVSTPKRGEKKELIAHALTNAREALGRKLSDTATQGRLLQGMATTLGLTQPPKRIEVYDNSHIQGTNAVGAMIVAGPDGFIKNQYRKFNIKSEGLTPGDDYAMMREVLERRFKRLLKPPEGDAAKTKETSKADDDSFPQWPDLVIIDGGRGQLNAVREIFEGLGLTQVSLMAVAKGPDRDAGRETLFMPGREAIKLEPRDPVLYFIQRLRDEAHRFVIGSHRKLRKKDIREAGLQEIPGIGPSRKRALLHHFGTLKEIERASITDLGKVPGVSAESARKIFEFFHAQPG from the coding sequence ATGGATCACGATTCTGCCGACCATCCGAAAGCCCCGCGCAAGCCGCGCCGGGGTTCGCAACCGGATTTGCCGCCCGAGGGCCTTAGCTCCGCCGACGTCGATCCCGCGACGCCGGTCGCCGAGGACGACGACGAGTCGCGCCTGCCGGAAGCCGTGGAGGAAACCGCCGAGGCCGTCGCCGAAGGCACGCTCGCGGTCGGCCATGCCGCGATCGAAAACGCAGTGCGGCTGGCACCGACCTCGCCCGGCGTCTACCGCATGCTCAATGCCGGAAACGACGTGCTGTACGTCGGCAAGGCCAAGAACGTCCGCAAGCGGCTGTCGTCCTACGCCCGCGTCAACGCCCCGCTGCCGGCCCGTATCCTGCGGATGATCGCAGCTACCGTCACCGTCGAGATCATCTCCACCACCACCGAGACCGAAGCGCTGCTGCTCGAGGCCAACCTGATCAAGCAGTTGCGGCCGCGCTTCAACGTGCAACTGCGCGACGACAAGTCGTTTCCCTATATCCTGATCACCGGCGACCATTGGGCGCCGCAGATCCTCAAGCATCGCGGCGCGCAGTCGCGGCCGGGACGTTATTTCGGGCCGTTCGCCAACGCCGGCGCCGTCAACCGCACCATCACGGCGCTGCAGCGCGCGTTTTTGATCCGCTCCTGCACCGACGGCTTCTTTGAAAGCCGCACCCGGCCCTGCCTGCTTTATCAAATCCGCCGCTGCTCGGGCCCCTGTACCGGCGAGATCGATTTTCCCGGCTATGCCGAACTGGTGCGCGAGGCCGGCGACTTCCTGTCCGGCCGCAGCCACGACGTCAAGAAGCAGCTCGCCGGCGAGATGGAGAAGGCCTCGGGCGAACTCGAATTCGAGACCGCGGCACTGTATCGTGACCGCCTCGCCGCACTGTCGGCGATCCAGTCGCAACAGGGCATCAATCCGCGCACCGTCGAAGAGGCGGATGTTTTCGCCATCCATCAGGAGGGCGGCTATTCCTGCGTCGAGGTGTTCTTCTTCCGCACCGGTCAGAACTGGGGCAACCGCGCCTATTTTCCGCGCGCGGAGAAGTCGTTCACCCCGGAGGAAGTGCTGGCCTCGTTCCTGGCGCAATTCTACGACGACAAGCCGCCGCCGAAACTCATCCTGCTGTCGCACGAGATCGAGGAGAGCGACCTGCTGGCCGACGCGCTTGCGGTCAAGGCCGGCAAGAAGGTCGAAGTCTCGACGCCCAAGCGCGGCGAAAAGAAAGAGCTGATCGCGCATGCCCTGACCAACGCGCGCGAGGCACTCGGCCGCAAGCTGAGCGATACCGCAACCCAAGGCCGGCTGCTGCAGGGGATGGCGACCACGCTAGGGTTGACGCAGCCGCCGAAGCGCATCGAGGTCTACGACAACAGCCACATCCAGGGCACCAACGCGGTCGGCGCCATGATCGTGGCGGGACCGGACGGTTTCATCAAAAACCAGTACCGCAAGTTCAACATCAAGTCCGAAGGCCTGACGCCGGGCGACGACTACGCGATGATGCGCGAGGTGCTGGAACGGCGCTTCAAGCGGCTGCTGAAGCCGCCGGAGGGCGATGCCGCCAAAACCAAGGAAACATCCAAGGCCGACGACGACTCGTTTCCGCAATGGCCCGACCTCGTCATCATCGACGGCGGCCGTGGCCAGCTCAATGCTGTCAGGGAGATTTTTGAGGGCCTGGGACTGACCCAGGTGTCGCTGATGGCGGTGGCAAAAGGCCCCGACCGCGACGCCGGCCGCGAGACCCTGTTCATGCCTGGCCGCGAGGCGATCAAGCTCGAGCCCCGTGACCCCGTGCTGTATTTCATCCAGCGGCTGCGCGACGAGGCCCATCGTTTCGTGATCGGATCGCACCGCAAACTGCGCAAAAAGGACATCCGGGAGGCCGGCCTGCAGGAAATCCCGGGCATCGGCCCGTCACGCAAACGTGCCTTGCTGCATCACTTTGGAACGCTGAAGGAAATCGAGCGGGCCTCGATTACCGACCTTGGCAAGGTTCCAGGGGTCAGCGCCGAAAGTGCCCGCAAGATTTTCGAGTTTTTCCATGCCCAACCGGGTTAA
- the pgsA gene encoding CDP-diacylglycerol--glycerol-3-phosphate 3-phosphatidyltransferase, which yields MNIATTTKGQAKQPKSLSLPNILTYARIAAIPVVVGCVYGQSIMDGPLWLRWVALAVFIAAGVTDYLDGYYARIWDQQSAFGRMLDPIADKLLVASCLLMLAADNSIHGWTLWAGIVILCREILVSGLREYLAALRVSVPVTKLAKWKTTVQLVAIGFLIAGEAGEQILPSTTLIGIVLLWMSAIFTIYTGWDYFRAGIHHLIKEDEE from the coding sequence ATGAACATTGCGACCACCACCAAGGGGCAGGCCAAACAGCCAAAAAGCCTGTCCCTGCCGAATATCCTGACCTACGCCCGCATCGCCGCGATCCCGGTGGTGGTCGGCTGCGTTTATGGCCAATCGATCATGGACGGCCCGCTGTGGCTGCGCTGGGTCGCGCTGGCAGTCTTCATCGCCGCCGGCGTAACCGACTATCTGGATGGCTACTATGCGCGAATCTGGGACCAGCAATCCGCCTTCGGCCGGATGCTCGATCCGATCGCCGACAAGCTGCTGGTGGCTTCCTGCCTGCTGATGCTGGCGGCGGACAACAGCATTCACGGCTGGACACTGTGGGCCGGTATCGTGATCCTGTGCCGCGAGATCCTGGTCTCGGGCCTGCGCGAATATCTCGCAGCCTTGCGGGTCAGCGTCCCCGTGACCAAGCTGGCGAAATGGAAGACCACGGTGCAGCTGGTCGCGATCGGCTTCCTGATCGCCGGCGAAGCCGGCGAGCAGATCCTGCCCTCGACCACCCTGATCGGCATTGTTCTGCTGTGGATGTCGGCGATTTTCACGATCTACACCGGCTGGGATTATTTCCGCGCCGGCATCCATCACCTCATCAAGGAGGATGAGGAATGA